Proteins encoded by one window of Salmo trutta chromosome 17, fSalTru1.1, whole genome shotgun sequence:
- the LOC115151464 gene encoding uncharacterized protein LOC115151464 isoform X12, whose translation MVSVQHLLGTVSVQRLLGTVPVQRLLGTVSVHPTGQGVSSTSTGHGVSSTSTGHGVSSAHWARCQFNVYWARCQFNIYWARCQFNIYWARCQFNIYWARCQFRPLGTVSVQHLLDTVSVQPTGQGVSSTSTGHGASSTSTGHGVSSTSTGHGVSSTHWAGSQFNIYWARCQFNIYWAQCQFNIYWARCQFNIYWARCQFNPLGRESVQPTGQGVSSTSTGHGASSTSTGHGVSSTSTGHGVSSTSTGHGVISTSTGHGVSSTSTGHGVSSTSTGHGVSSTHWAGSQFNIYWARCQFNIYWARCQFNIYWALCQFNIYWARCQFNPLGRESVQPTGQGVSSTSTGHGASSTSTGHGVSSTSTGHGVSSTSTGHKVSSTSTGHGVSSTSTGHGVSSTSTGHGASSTSTGHGVSSSHWAGSQFNIYWARCQFNVYWARCQFRPLGTVSVQRLLGTVSVQHLLGTVSVQPTGQGVSSTSTGHGASSTSTGHGVSSTSTGHGVSSTHWAGSQFNIYWARCQFNVYWARCQFNIYWAGCQFNIYWAGSQFNIYWARCQFNPLGTVSVQHLLGTVSVQPTGQGVSSTSTGHGASSTSTGHGVSSTSTGHGVSSTSTGQGVSSTSTGHGASSTSTGHGVSSTSTGHGVSSTSTGHGVSSTSTGHGVSSTSTGHGVSSTYT comes from the exons atggtgtcagttcaacatctactgggcacggtgtcagttcaacgtctactgGGCACGGTGCCAGTTCAACGTCTACTGGGCACGGTGTCAGTTCATCCCACTGGGCAGggagtcagttcaacatctactgggcacggtgtcagttcaacgtctactgGGCACGGTGTCAGTTCCGCCCACTGGGCACggtgtcagttcaac gtctactgggcacggtgtcagttcaacatctactgggcacggtgtcagttcaacatctactgggcacggtgtcagttcaacatctactggGCACGGTGTCAGTTCCGCCCACTGGGCACggtgtcagttcaacatctactggACACGGTGTCAGTTCAACCCACTGGGCAGggagtcagttcaacatctactgggcacggtgccagttcaacatctactgggcacggtgtcagttcaacatctactggGCACGGTGTCAGTTCAACCCACTGGGCAGggagtcagttcaacatctactgggcacggtgccagttcaacatctactgggcacagtgtcagttcaacatctactgggcacggtgtcagttcaacatctactggGCACGGTGTCAGTTCAACCCACTGGGTAGGGAGTCAGTTCAACCCACTGGGCAAggagtcagttcaacatctactgggcacggtgccagttcaacatctactgggcacggtgtcagttcaacgtctactgggcacggtgtcagttcaacatctactgggcacggtgtcatttcaacatctactgggcacggtgtcagttcaac atctactgggcacggtgtcagttcaacatctactggGCACGGTGTCAGTTCAACCCACTGGGCAGggagtcagttcaacatctactgggcacggtgccagttcaacatctactgggcacggtgtcagttcaacatctactgggcactgtgtcagttcaacatctactggGCACGGTGTCAGTTCAACCCACTGGGTAGGGAGTCAGTTCAACCCACTGGGCAAggagtcagttcaacatctactgggcacggtgccagttcaacatctactgggcacggtgtcagttcaacgtctactgggcacggtgtcagttcaacatctactgggcacaaagtcagttcaacatctactgggcatggtgtcagttcaacatctactgggcacggtgtcagttcaacgtctactgGGCACGGTGCCAGTTCAACGTCTACTGGGCACGGTGTCAGTTCATCCCACTGGGCAGggagtcagttcaacatctactgggcacggtgtcagttcaacgtctactgGGCACGGTGTCAGTTCCGCCCACTGGGCACggtgtcagttcaac GTCTACTGGGCACggtgtcagttcaacatctactggGCACGGTGTCAGTTCAACCCACTGGGCAGggagtcagttcaacatctactggGCACGGTGCCAGTTCAACGTCTACTGGGCACggtgtcagttcaacatctactggGCACGGTGTCAGTTCAACCCACTGGGCAGggagtcagttcaacatctactggGCACGGTGCCAGTTCAACGTCTACTGGGCACggtgtcagttcaacatctactgggcagggtgtcagttcaacatctactgggcagggagtcagttcaacatctactgggcacggtgtcagttcaacccactgggcacggtgtcagttcaacatctactggGCACGGTGTCAGTTCAACCCACTGGGCAGggagtcagttcaacatctactggGCACGGTGCCAGTTCAACGTCTACTGGGCACggtgtcagttcaacatctactgggcacggtgtcagttcaacatctactgggcagggagtcagttcaacatctactggGCACGGTGCCAGTTCAACGTCTACTGGGCACggtgtcagttcaacatctactgggcacggtgtcagttcaacatctactgggcacggtgtcagttcaacatctactgggcacggtgtcagttcaacatctactggTCACGGTGTCAGTTCAACATACACCTGa
- the LOC115151464 gene encoding uncharacterized serine-rich protein C215.13 isoform X1 has product MVSVQHLLGTVSVQRLLGTVPVQRLLGTVSVHPTGQGVSSTSTGHGVSSTSTGHGVSSAHWARCQFNVYWARCQFNIYWARCQFNIYWARCQFNIYWARCQFRPLGTVSVQHLLDTVSVQPTGQGVSSTSTGHGASSTSTGHGVSSTSTGHGVSSTHWAGSQFNIYWARCQFNIYWAQCQFNIYWARCQFNIYWARCQFNPLGRESVQPTGQGVSSTSTGHGASSTSTGHGVSSTSTGHGVSSTSTGHGVISTSTGHGVSSTSTGHGVSSTSTGHGVSSTHWAGSQFNIYWARCQFNIYWARCQFNIYWALCQFNIYWARCQFNPLGRESVQPTGQGVSSTSTGHGASSTSTGHGVSSTSTGHGVSSTSTGHKVSSTSTGHGVSSTSTGHGVSSTSTGHGASSTSTGHGVSSSHWAGSQFNIYWARCQFNVYWARCQFRPLGTVSVQHLLDTVSVQPTGQGISSTSTGHGASSTSTGHGVSSTSTGHGVSSTHWAGSQFNIYWARCQFNPLGRESVQHLLGTVPVQRLLGTVSVQHLLGTVSVQPTGQGVSSTSTGHGASSTSTGHGVSSTSTGHGVSSTHWAGSQFNIYWARCQFNVYWARCQFNIYWAGCQFNIYWAGSQFNIYWARCQFNPLGTVSVQHLLGTVSVQPTGQGVSSTSTGHGASSTSTGHGVSSTSTGHGVSSTSTGQGVSSTSTGHGASSTSTGHGVSSTSTGHGVSSTSTGHGVSSTSTGHGVSSTSTGHGVSSTYT; this is encoded by the exons atggtgtcagttcaacatctactgggcacggtgtcagttcaacgtctactgGGCACGGTGCCAGTTCAACGTCTACTGGGCACGGTGTCAGTTCATCCCACTGGGCAGggagtcagttcaacatctactgggcacggtgtcagttcaacgtctactgGGCACGGTGTCAGTTCCGCCCACTGGGCACggtgtcagttcaac gtctactgggcacggtgtcagttcaacatctactgggcacggtgtcagttcaacatctactgggcacggtgtcagttcaacatctactggGCACGGTGTCAGTTCCGCCCACTGGGCACggtgtcagttcaacatctactggACACGGTGTCAGTTCAACCCACTGGGCAGggagtcagttcaacatctactgggcacggtgccagttcaacatctactgggcacggtgtcagttcaacatctactggGCACGGTGTCAGTTCAACCCACTGGGCAGggagtcagttcaacatctactgggcacggtgccagttcaacatctactgggcacagtgtcagttcaacatctactgggcacggtgtcagttcaacatctactggGCACGGTGTCAGTTCAACCCACTGGGTAGGGAGTCAGTTCAACCCACTGGGCAAggagtcagttcaacatctactgggcacggtgccagttcaacatctactgggcacggtgtcagttcaacgtctactgggcacggtgtcagttcaacatctactgggcacggtgtcatttcaacatctactgggcacggtgtcagttcaac atctactgggcacggtgtcagttcaacatctactggGCACGGTGTCAGTTCAACCCACTGGGCAGggagtcagttcaacatctactgggcacggtgccagttcaacatctactgggcacggtgtcagttcaacatctactgggcactgtgtcagttcaacatctactggGCACGGTGTCAGTTCAACCCACTGGGTAGGGAGTCAGTTCAACCCACTGGGCAAggagtcagttcaacatctactgggcacggtgccagttcaacatctactgggcacggtgtcagttcaacgtctactgggcacggtgtcagttcaacatctactgggcacaaagtcagttcaacatctactgggcatggtgtcagttcaacatctactgggcacggtgtcagttcaacgtctactgGGCACGGTGCCAGTTCAACGTCTACTGGGCACGGTGTCAGTTCATCCCACTGGGCAGggagtcagttcaacatctactgggcacggtgtcagttcaacgtctactgGGCACGGTGTCAGTTCCGCCCACTGGGCACggtgtcagttcaacatctactggACACGGTGTCAGTTCAACCCACTGGGCAGGGAatcagttcaacatctactgggcacggtgccagttcaacatctactgggcacggtgtcagttcaacatctactggGCACGGTGTCAGTTCAACCCACTGGGCAGggagtcagttcaacatctactggGCACGGTGTCAGTTCAACCCACTGGGCAGggagtcagttcaacatctactggGCACGGTGCCAGTTCAACGTCTACTGGGCACggtgtcagttcaacatctactggGCACGGTGTCAGTTCAACCCACTGGGCAGggagtcagttcaacatctactggGCACGGTGCCAGTTCAACGTCTACTGGGCACggtgtcagttcaacatctactggGCACGGTGTCAGTTCAACCCACTGGGCAGggagtcagttcaacatctactggGCACGGTGCCAGTTCAACGTCTACTGGGCACggtgtcagttcaacatctactgggcagggtgtcagttcaacatctactgggcagggagtcagttcaacatctactgggcacggtgtcagttcaacccactgggcacggtgtcagttcaacatctactggGCACGGTGTCAGTTCAACCCACTGGGCAGggagtcagttcaacatctactggGCACGGTGCCAGTTCAACGTCTACTGGGCACggtgtcagttcaacatctactgggcacggtgtcagttcaacatctactgggcagggagtcagttcaacatctactggGCACGGTGCCAGTTCAACGTCTACTGGGCACggtgtcagttcaacatctactgggcacggtgtcagttcaacatctactgggcacggtgtcagttcaacatctactgggcacggtgtcagttcaacatctactggTCACGGTGTCAGTTCAACATACACCTGa